The following nucleotide sequence is from Juglans microcarpa x Juglans regia isolate MS1-56 chromosome 6D, Jm3101_v1.0, whole genome shotgun sequence.
AATCCTAATAATAAGATATAAATCTTGTTCGCGTGGGCTGTTGTCACATGGATATGTCTGAATCTTTCATATAGTTGCTGTGTAAGAAAATCTTTTGGCActcttattaaaaatacttattgCAGTGTAATTCTATTTTACATGGCAACTATTAAGCAACCCGTATGGATTCATGTCTGTGCCAAATAGGTTACGTGAGAAGAAAGGAAATGATGAGGAATAACAGACTCCTAAATCTGCATGAACAATGTGCCTTGCATCAAGAGCGTCTTTCCTTTCTAAACAAAGAATTGGAATTTGATAATTGACCCCAAATCCAAAGTATAAACTATTAGTTGCAGTACTAGAGAAATAGATCTATGTACTCGAGGCCAAGATCCTTCTGTGTTTGGTAAACTCAACATCAGCATTAAAAGATAAAAGGTGGGAGTAATCTGACAACAAAACTGAACTTCAATGGAAGTAAAGCGATCAATTTCAGCATCTACTATGTCAAATGTACCTGTGAGAGTAGAACCTATTATTTACTGAGCTTCCCTTGTGCCACGGGAAAAGATGGCTTCCTATTCAGGGGTTAATAACACTGATTGAAGCATAAGAAGAAGCCTTTTGGCTTGTCTTCCATCATCGCTTTAGGTGTGTCCCCCGTGTCATCGCGTATTGGAATCAAAGACGTTGTACCAGGAGAGTCAGGTGGCAAAACAGTGTTCTCTGACAAGAAAATTCGAGGAGGAACAGAGGGTTCTGAAGGAGAAATGGTGTAGAGATAGTTTAGTAGCATTTGGATTATTTGGCTGAAATTCGGCCGAGCATTTGGGTCCTCCTGCCAGCATGAAGTTATAATTGTAGCCAATTCCTCCGGGAGGTCCTTGGCACTAGGCCCTACATTCTGAAATGGCAAAGTACCCCTTAAAGTTATCGGCTAGATTTAACAGTGCCTAAGGGGCTTCGGTAAAACTACTGCAATTCTCAAAGTTACAACatgaaaatataacaaacagaTGGGGAATGTGTCTTTTACTTTAAAAGCAGCTGCATAAGCTGCCTGGAGATTTGACATTCCCTCAAAAGGCATTTGTTGTGTAGAAGCTCCCATAACACAATTGCAAAGCTATTGGCATCCACCTTATGGTTATAATGTTTCTTTTCTCCCTGCCTTAATCTAACAGTACTGTACAACTGCCACCAATACATGCAAGAAAGCAAATCCTTATTCGTAAAATGAGAAATAGGTGAAGGGGAAGTGGAAAACAAAACCATGCCTTTCTTACTGAACTACCTCTGGAGCCATCCAACGGTATGTCCCAGTTTCAGCAGTCATCATCTCTGTTAACGACTCTTCTCTAGCTAAACCAAAATCTGCCAGTTTAACAGTTTTATGGTCTGCAGTCTGAGTAAGTTTTCTGCACAACCAAACGCTATTGGCTTATGTTAAAGAACTCGAATGATGATAATTTGGCAAGAAAAGGTCAATACAGCATATTAGCTCCAAAAGTTCAAAAGTAGAGCAATACAGATTGGACACGAAGATATTTTGATTAGTTGAGAGCTAAACCATGAAATTGCATTGACAAAAACCTCTTTATGAAACCAACGAAAATCTGCAAGTATGATTACAATACAATCAAGTAGTTAAGTTATTTGTAAGAGCCTGAATACGCAATTGTATACAGAAAATCGCGTGGGGTTCAATATTGATGTAGAGGAGCATTAAAGGATAAAACATGGGAATGAAAAGATTACCAGGTTTCAAATCACGGTGTATGATCCCATGAGAGTGCAAGCATTCCATAGCACGAGCAATATCGAGTGCAAACTCAACAGCAACACTTCTGTCCAAGCACCCAGGCCTCATGTTCAGCAAGTACTTACGTAATGTACCTCCCCATAAAAGCTCAGTTACTATCACCATTACAGGCTCCTTGCAAGCACCAATAAACTGTCGACACaaagtttgatattttttttagagaaaaagtatttgcaatggtgaattgtgcaaccgttgcgtaatcgttttgaaaaaagtgaataaaatataagatctacatgaaaaaaattaattttttatagtggacctcactctttttcgaAATGATTACACGTCATTTACGCACTTCATgatgtatgtagaattattatttttttttataagattttatacATACGAGATTATAAAGCTTTCTAATCAAATCCAACCTTCACTAGGTTGTTATGCTGAACTCTGGACATCATTTCAACTTCTCTTGCAAATTGTGCTTCTCTCTTGGCAATGTCCTCTGGAGTTTCTCCTTTATAAATCATTTTGATAGCAACAGTCTGGTTTTTGCATCTGAAGAGAACCCAATAACCAATATCTAGACAGTGAGCAGGTACTTGCGGCTTAACCATACACACTTGCAATATATTGATTTCTGAGTGATTACTAAAGCACAATTCAATGCGAGTGTAACCACTCCCTTCAAAATAAGGAATTCAAAATACCATAACAGATTGAACTATTAACAGCACCTTCTAAACATTACCAAGATAATAGAAATCTATATTGTGATTACTTAAATCCACTGATTACCTAAAGTTGCATATGCAGTAAACGgcagaaaataagagagaaaggATTCATTTCACAAAACCTATGCAAGCATTTTGCAGAACTAAATTATAGGTCTCTGAACCACGCCTGAGGAAAGGCATTGCCCAGAGGTCAAATTCTCCAGACCAAATAACTACGAAGAATCGAAGTCAAGAAAAGCTTTAAACTTACTTTCCCTCGTACACTTTAGCATGAGCTCCCTCTCGAATTTTAGGCCCAACAAATAGATGGTTGGGATCAATAAGCCATTTTGCATCCAATATGAACTCATCTGGTGAGTAGATCCTACTCCCAGATTCCATCCTCTCAGAACAGAAATGAACTTAACATCAATATCTACCGGCGAACTCTAACACATATCAGAAGATTCAGAACTcgaaattgaaatgaaagcgTCGAAAAACCGGTTAGCACAGAGAGTGAATGGATAGCTGACACTACACAAGACATGCCCTGTGGTACTCTGATACTTTCTGCTGCTCATAACCACATATCAACAAGAGTTCTGCTATAATCTGATGCCTTATATCTCCTAGAGGAGGCAAAAGCAGATAGGCCCACgtgcaacagagagagaaaacagaaaaagataGTCCCATGTGTGTGACACTAAACACGAAAACAAAGCTCAAAGCCCAAagagatttcttgaaaatgcaTGGGGAAAAGAGAGGAATTCCCAGAAAGGAAAACAGGGGATGAAAACCAATCAACAAAAACTCAGTATGTGAAGAATAATCGAAATCCTATTGACCCATTATAGACGTTAATTAAATGGAATAATGGATTTTCGgctaattaaatatttctagGTTCAGAGCTTCACTCCTGATCTGCAGACAAAATCATGAAAAAGACAAGTCTTTGTCCAGCAAAAGAatttagagagatagagatagagttGTGCCTATTGCAATAAAGACTGTGGTAGCCTACaagaagccaaaaaaaaaaaaaaaaaaaaaaaaaaaaggcccccTGCCATAGATTAATCAAAAGCACATGGAAGCTGATCTCGTCAACATGGGCAATAAGAAATGCCTGGAGTAGTTTATTATTTTGGTAAAGATACACACATCACTTTTTTAAACACAATTTATAATCTATAAATGCAATTATaccactttattaaaaataaattttaatgttataagtTATCCTAAAAATTTTATAGTCATACACTATagttgatattttaattttataagttagGAAGTTGATATTAACTTTAAAattccaataataataataatagccaGATGTATCTCTCCTCATCTATTAACAAATGTACAGAGAacttgatgaaaaataaatgtgCAAAGAACTTAACCTCCTttttaagaaaagcaaaagAGTTCTAGTTTTTTGCGAGGACTGGGAATCAATTTTAGTTCATGAAATCAAAACGTGACCATTCAATTATCCCCATCAATATCATATGGCTTGTCAAGTTAGGAACGGACGAAACCAAAAATACCTTTTGCCTCTTTTTATCTTTTGGAAGTTACGAggcttatgttttttttatttattaaattaactCTATAAATTTAGCTTTCCAATAAATAAGGATAATACAATTTCGCAGGGCGGTGAATGCGAGTCATAAGCAGAGAACATCTGACATCAGGtataatgtgtgtgtgtatatatatatatatatatataaaattctaaatataaattttatattctgcattctatttaaaaatatataattttacctttttatcatgaatataaaaaaaataaaataacatatttttaaataatgtacAAAATACATCGACTATATAAAACACAAAGGCTATTGTAGAATAAGGGCAGGTGGCTCCTCCCAAGTGTCTGACATATCCAGTAAACGACCAagcattacatatatatatatatatttacaaaatatttcattacagcATAATGTTCCTGATTCTGCAGCGCACACACTATGATCAAGTTCCCTTCAAGAAAAAGCAAGCCATCCAATCCCACTGGATCGGTACATTTATTTCAAGTTTATTTATATGGGAAAATAGCAGTCAACTCGAGCTTTTTAAGCCCTCCTCTCCCCACTCATGAGATCCATCACAACACGCTTGATACTTCCATTGTTCTTCATTAGCAGCCTCTTGTTCGTTTCATCATCACGAAATCCCTGCAGCCACACATAACATTACCCAACAATTTTAACCACCCCTCTGAGGCTGTCTGCTATATAATTCAATCCAAGGCTGGAAACAAGGCAAATAAAACAGCAATAATAATAacctaaagaagaagaaaagccaACATTGAAAGCTTTGTTATGCTTTCTAAAGAAAACTTACCATCTCCCGCAGCTCTTCTAGGATTGGATCCCACTCCGAAACACCACAGAGATCATCCACAGACTTCTCCAGATTGTACTCGTTCATCCTCAAGATTTCCTTGTTCAGATCAACCTGCTTGAAACCCATCTCCTCGAGTTCCTTAAGAAGGGTCTCCTCAACAGCATTCTTTACAGTGACCCCTTGAGCTGAAGCCATTAGATCCACAACTTTGAACGGCACCTGGGTGGGTGCAGAAGGAGTGTCGGATTGTGCATGGCTTGGTGCTCCAGGGGCATTGGATGGTGCCTGGTTGGGTGCTGCCAGAGCAACGTCAGAGACGTCAATAATGGGATATGACACTGCCTCTTGTGTTGCAGATGAAGAAGAGATGCCATTGCCAACCAGTAACGTATCATTTATTGGAAAGTTCAGATCATGGTCCTTAGGCAGCGGCTCATCAACCACTGGTTTTACAGGTTCTGTGGTTGTGTTTGAGAGACCAGACTGGAGAAGCTCACCATTTGCATCTATAATTTCAAGAACACCATCGGGGGACAGATTCAGGTTCAAGCCTTCTGGTTTATCAACCTGAATTTATGAATGTATAAGCAcagattatttatgatgatttaAGCACAGATTATAGAGAATTAGATTATCATGGCATATATTCAGAAAACAAGATGGGTGCATGTAATGCTAGCCTACCTGGATCATAACCCAAATACGTTGCCCAAACATTTGATGGGATGGGGAAGCCATTTTCCAGATTGAAGTATATCGACCAGGAGATGCAGGTGCAGTGAGATCAACTGCAATGTCGAGCTCCTGGCCCACAGGCACACCATTCTCAGGAACCTGGCAACGAATTGAGAAAGGTGAATAAGGAAGAATAATAACATCCAATACTCAAGAAAGACGccagactaaaaaaaaaaaaaaaataggcatgAACATGATAAGAAAACTagaatattgtgaaaaatagCTCACCTCTATCTCAACAGAAAATGCATTACTTAATCTGTCTCCCTCAATCCAGACAAGTTGTGTCCCACGAGGCCAAACTGCACTGCCATTGTTGCGCATCTTCCAAATCTTAGTAAATGGGGTAGATGGGGCCATCACAGTACCATCCATCACATTAACATCCAAAATGAAGCGACTATCTAGCTTTGGGTTAGACAGATTAAATATATCTGGCGTAGCAACCCAGGGAGAACCCATCTGAGAATCCATCTGAGAATCCATCTGAGAATTTAAATATACACGGAAGACTACAAATCAGTACACAAACGAGATACAAAGAGCAGCACGACAGATACAAGGAAGCTACATACTTGCTCCCATATGTCATTGAAGGACCGTGGAATCCTACAAGACATAGGGCGGTCCATTCTCCAGTAATCAGTCTCGTTGCCCATTTCTGAGAAGCAAATACTGCAAAGATCATAGTTGGATTTTCTGCAacagaatatttaaaattagtttttacgATGATGAGTCTCGAGAAATAAATCGTTTAACAGGTTAACAACAGAGctaaataaatttcttacaCTTTAGACTTGTATCGTGGTCCAGTAATGGGATGAACTCCACAACCATCACATTGTACACCCTTGTGGAAAATACCTCCCACGGGCGGAGTACTTCTATGGCTCCTTTTAGATGGGTGGTGAGGATGGTATCCAAAAAAAGGCACTGCTAAATCATTTCCTATGGTCGTCCCAGCAAATGGACACTCATTGAAAGGAACCCGTCGCAAATTCGTAGGGTGGGTAGGCCTTGCAGGAACAGATGAACTTGCATTTGCAACACAACCAGATGACTTCCCTTTGCTGTCCTTTTTAGCATTCTTCTTAGCACTCTTCCTGTCCTCTCCAACAGGAACATCAGATGCAAAGGATCCAACTTTTACAGTTACCAACGGATTTGAATCAGTGGGAGGTAGATTCAAATCAACAGACTTGAGGAGAGGGGTCACCGGTGCCCCAACACCTCTGTTTACATTTTCAGTGTTCGCCCGATGACTGTTTTCGGCTGCTGAGTCAACAAGCATGGACTTTGGCATCATCTCAGCCATCTCTCCGTCCTTTGAAGCACTTGAACCACCAGCAACATTCTGTGTGCTTGAGCCTGCACCACCATTAGAGTGTGAATCCAGATTCAGTTGGGATTGTGCCATCTTCGATATAAAGTCAACTAGCTCAAGAAGCATAGGACCAGCAGCAGCTTTAGAAGAGGCAGCTTTAGAAACAATGTCGAGCGAAAGCTTTGAAAGTGCTTCATGTAGCTTAAGTGCTTCGCGTGGTAGTTGTGGCACAGATTTTAATACCTCAGTAAAATCTGTTTTTTTAGTCCGAGATGGAGGCAGGACTCGAGGAGATCTTAATGGGGTAGAATTTTCACTCGATCGAGCGGACGAGTTGACACCTTTGTCGTTGCTCAGTTGTACATCGATCCTCAAGACTTTCAGGCGCTGTTTCACCACATCATGCAGATCTTCGTCATCAGCAAGAGTTACAACATCACCATCTTCATCAACATAAGTCAGGGTAAAGTCAGCATCAGCAGGGAAATTGAAGAAACTAAGTATCTTCCCCCTCAACACAGCCATGTCAAGATCTAGTTTTTCATCTTCATTAATAAAAGCTCTGATCCGCTTAAGAGTATCTCCAAATTTAACCTGTACAGGCACGAGTCCACAACTGGTTACCAAAGTTTCCAGTACCTTTTTAAGATTACGAGCCTTCAACCCGCAATATTTACATTTGAAAGGTACacgaacaaagaaaaaaaatgcttgaaatTCTCACGCCTATTTGATAgcacaaaattcaaataaataaccACGCCAACGCAGAAATCACATGAGCAACTTTTCCACACATCTCAGTTAATTTTTTATCGGTAAGATTGCACATGAACATTTCAGTTAAATACACCGACTTGTATCTATCTCACAACTGTATCTACTAAAGAGACAAATTTAACTATATCTAGTGAAATGAAACCACTTCCATCAGGTGCAGACGTCAATCGCAAACCAATTCTATTTTGCAACTATTTTCATTTGGTGTCAACAGCATATCATCAGGAAGATCCAAGCATTCAGCGTTCCATGAAGCACGCCCTTTCAGCAGCAAATCATCCAAATATATAGAAAGATACAGTTTAAGGAAAAGAATTCAAGGTCCAAGTGTCTATATTACTGCCAGAAGATCAGGACAATGGGACCTCTCCTAAATTGATTGCAGCACTACTACAATCCCCAACTCGTAAAACTAGAATACAATAGAactgaataaagaaaaaataataacccCTTCTCTATAAATGGAAATCTATTAAATTCAGCCctaaatttagaaaatcataaacatttttttatcgGTACCATAACCATTTTTACTggtcaacaaaaaaaaaaatcgtatttTCATTTGGAGGTCAACAGAAAACTGTCCTACGTTTTCACGGGGACCAAACAGAACATAATAGTGTCACAAGCGAGAAAACTCGAGAATCGGCCTATCGAACTGTATTCACAATCAAACACTATCACACCGGCCAAACAGACAGATAAAAACCCATAGCCACAAACCTAGAATAAACCCCTCTCATTTTCGCAACATCGTTGCAGCAACCTAAAACTGAATTAAACTAATAAGCAAAACAaaatcttgtaaaaaaaaaaaatagtacctTGATCACCAGCGTCTCCTCCTTAGCCTCCATAGCACAGAAACAGCGTCCTGTTAAGCCGGAAGGATCTATTACCTCTCAATCTTTCGCCAACCCTGATcagaaaaaatcaaagaaaagttcAATAATCGTACGAATTCCAAGCGATTTACGGTAATAGAAGCTGAAAACACAGAAATTTCGAGGGTTACAGTGGACACAGACACaattgactctctctctctctctctctctctctctctctctcgcttgcTCGCGCGCTGAAATGGCTCCAAGCTTTTGCTACAAGACAGTGATTTGCGTTTCTGTACGCTCAGTTTTATAGAAGTTTTCGGTGACTTGGGCGATaagaaaaatttctttttcttttccatttattttatttgtaggGAGCTTTATCTTAGCGGAAAAGAAAACTGGTCCAGTGGGACCATTCATGCGTGGCGGGACGCCATTGGCTTAAATCCGTATGTAGTTTCCATTGTGCCACGTTTTCAGGTGCAGTGTTCGTAAGGTGGAGTTGAGTGTGTTGGATCTAAATGCCACATAGATAGTGTCGCCAAATGAATAGTCGTAGCATTGCCATTAGAGATATCATCGAGATCTGAGAGGGAACATCCGACGGTTGAAAAGGAAAGTTCTAGCATTTTGGTACAGTTTTGACTCTTTGTTTGCCTTGTGAGAAAATTTAGAAGTCTCGAGAAAATTCACGAAGGAAATAAGCATATCTTTAATGTTTGAAAACTTTTGggagatatttttatgaataaatagatTATGAAATTGAATAAATAGATTGCAATAATTGCTTGAATAAAATCGTGgtgacttttttttatgaaaattgttttaatttttttctttgtagaaACTGA
It contains:
- the LOC121235102 gene encoding protein JOKA2 isoform X2 encodes the protein MEAKEETLVIKVKFGDTLKRIRAFINEDEKLDLDMAVLRGKILSFFNFPADADFTLTYVDEDGDVVTLADDEDLHDVVKQRLKVLRIDVQLSNDKGVNSSARSSENSTPLRSPRVLPPSRTKKTDFTEVLKSVPQLPREALKLHEALSKLSLDIVSKAASSKAAAGPMLLELVDFISKMAQSQLNLDSHSNGGAGSSTQNVAGGSSASKDGEMAEMMPKSMLVDSAAENSHRANTENVNRGVGAPVTPLLKSVDLNLPPTDSNPLVTVKVGSFASDVPVGEDRKSAKKNAKKDSKGKSSGCVANASSSVPARPTHPTNLRRVPFNECPFAGTTIGNDLAVPFFGYHPHHPSKRSHRSTPPVGGIFHKGVQCDGCGVHPITGPRYKSKVKSNYDLCSICFSEMGNETDYWRMDRPMSCRIPRSFNDIWEQMDSQMDSQMGSPWVATPDIFNLSNPKLDSRFILDVNVMDGTVMAPSTPFTKIWKMRNNGSAVWPRGTQLVWIEGDRLSNAFSVEIEVPENGVPVGQELDIAVDLTAPASPGRYTSIWKMASPSHQMFGQRIWVMIQVDKPEGLNLNLSPDGVLEIIDANGELLQSGLSNTTTEPVKPVVDEPLPKDHDLNFPINDTLLVGNGISSSSATQEAVSYPIIDVSDVALAAPNQAPSNAPGAPSHAQSDTPSAPTQVPFKVVDLMASAQGVTVKNAVEETLLKELEEMGFKQVDLNKEILRMNEYNLEKSVDDLCGVSEWDPILEELREMGFRDDETNKRLLMKNNGSIKRVVMDLMSGERRA
- the LOC121235102 gene encoding protein JOKA2 isoform X1, yielding MAYYDDFDYRVEIKVKFGDTLKRIRAFINEDEKLDLDMAVLRGKILSFFNFPADADFTLTYVDEDGDVVTLADDEDLHDVVKQRLKVLRIDVQLSNDKGVNSSARSSENSTPLRSPRVLPPSRTKKTDFTEVLKSVPQLPREALKLHEALSKLSLDIVSKAASSKAAAGPMLLELVDFISKMAQSQLNLDSHSNGGAGSSTQNVAGGSSASKDGEMAEMMPKSMLVDSAAENSHRANTENVNRGVGAPVTPLLKSVDLNLPPTDSNPLVTVKVGSFASDVPVGEDRKSAKKNAKKDSKGKSSGCVANASSSVPARPTHPTNLRRVPFNECPFAGTTIGNDLAVPFFGYHPHHPSKRSHRSTPPVGGIFHKGVQCDGCGVHPITGPRYKSKVKSNYDLCSICFSEMGNETDYWRMDRPMSCRIPRSFNDIWEQMDSQMDSQMGSPWVATPDIFNLSNPKLDSRFILDVNVMDGTVMAPSTPFTKIWKMRNNGSAVWPRGTQLVWIEGDRLSNAFSVEIEVPENGVPVGQELDIAVDLTAPASPGRYTSIWKMASPSHQMFGQRIWVMIQVDKPEGLNLNLSPDGVLEIIDANGELLQSGLSNTTTEPVKPVVDEPLPKDHDLNFPINDTLLVGNGISSSSATQEAVSYPIIDVSDVALAAPNQAPSNAPGAPSHAQSDTPSAPTQVPFKVVDLMASAQGVTVKNAVEETLLKELEEMGFKQVDLNKEILRMNEYNLEKSVDDLCGVSEWDPILEELREMGFRDDETNKRLLMKNNGSIKRVVMDLMSGERRA